A genomic stretch from Acidobacteriota bacterium includes:
- a CDS encoding iron-sulfur cluster assembly accessory protein: MIELTEQAVEAVKSFRKAEGREVSGLRIAVVGGGCSGFQYDLSLAEKASENDEVYDFGGLSVFVDKTSLIYLKGTVVDYVNDLRGSGFVFQNPNAQTSCGCGHSFEA, translated from the coding sequence ATGATCGAACTGACCGAACAGGCCGTGGAGGCCGTGAAGAGCTTCAGGAAGGCGGAGGGCCGCGAGGTATCGGGACTTCGCATCGCCGTCGTGGGCGGCGGGTGCAGCGGATTCCAGTACGACCTCTCCCTGGCCGAGAAGGCCTCCGAAAACGACGAGGTGTACGACTTCGGGGGGCTCTCCGTCTTTGTGGACAAGACCTCCCTGATCTATTTGAAGGGCACCGTGGTGGACTACGTCAACGACCTGCGGGGTTCGGGCTTCGTCTTCCAGAATCCCAACGCCCAGACTTCCTGCGGGTGCGGTCACTCCTTCGAAGCCTGA
- a CDS encoding aspartyl protease family protein — protein MSRIGEFGAGRGWAAAALLLWASWLAAQEPISTGLARGIALLEEGRYEEAAGVLGKAHRQDPGNLRIAIARTKALLEAARWPEALASAEELAGRFPDDPEAALLQGDCRLYAFDPAGAGEAYQRALEDRRWGSTALTKAATVFQLRRDEEGLSRLLWGGRVEGTRVSPNVEASSARLDPESSRRVDRLRALSARLPDSEELQDELRLQEALASRGGTLVSFPSETPSLARVREIYREPSIPLRLNGTRDTWIALDTGSDSLLLNEDLIRRLNLPVLSETTAEGWGYRGRRRTHVVLVESLEAAGLHIQRLPALVNVRDSEFWSNKAGYIGLGPFLDGVVLYDRRKGRFGLWPSGTKPQTLLGERGFPLPVLWHRGVPIVPVLLQGRGPFPFLLDTGAPYTLLSSLYAPRVGIRVNSGKYGKLYGLGQSGAFTSGVAEQVRISMGPKSYDRRIIFVTDVPQRFPVPLYGILGRDILNDYRMVFDGPGGQVVLQAYDGD, from the coding sequence ATGAGCAGGATCGGTGAATTCGGTGCCGGCAGGGGGTGGGCCGCCGCGGCCCTCCTCCTGTGGGCTTCTTGGCTGGCGGCTCAAGAGCCGATCTCCACGGGGCTGGCCAGGGGAATCGCCCTGTTGGAAGAGGGTCGCTACGAAGAGGCGGCGGGAGTCCTTGGGAAGGCCCATCGCCAGGACCCAGGTAATCTGCGCATCGCCATCGCCCGGACCAAGGCCTTGCTCGAGGCGGCGCGCTGGCCGGAGGCACTCGCCTCGGCGGAGGAGCTCGCGGGCCGATTTCCAGATGACCCGGAAGCGGCTCTCCTCCAGGGCGATTGCCGGCTCTATGCCTTCGATCCCGCAGGGGCGGGGGAGGCCTACCAGCGGGCCTTGGAGGACCGGCGTTGGGGCTCCACGGCCCTGACCAAGGCCGCCACGGTCTTCCAGCTCCGCAGGGACGAGGAGGGCCTCTCCCGTCTCCTCTGGGGGGGCAGGGTGGAGGGAACCCGGGTTTCCCCCAACGTGGAGGCCTCCTCCGCCCGCCTGGATCCCGAGTCCTCCCGCAGGGTGGATCGCCTGCGCGCCCTGTCCGCCCGGCTCCCGGATTCCGAGGAGCTTCAAGACGAACTCCGGTTGCAGGAAGCCCTCGCTTCCCGCGGGGGGACGCTCGTCTCCTTCCCTTCCGAGACGCCCTCCCTCGCGAGGGTCAGGGAGATCTACCGGGAGCCCAGCATTCCCCTCCGCCTCAACGGAACAAGGGACACGTGGATCGCCCTGGACACGGGAAGCGACTCCCTCCTGCTGAACGAAGATCTGATCCGACGGCTCAATCTGCCCGTTCTCTCCGAAACCACCGCCGAGGGATGGGGATATCGGGGGCGCCGACGGACCCACGTCGTGCTCGTGGAGAGCCTGGAGGCGGCGGGCCTGCACATCCAAAGGCTTCCCGCCCTGGTGAACGTCCGGGACAGCGAGTTCTGGAGCAACAAGGCCGGCTACATCGGGCTGGGGCCCTTCCTGGACGGGGTGGTTCTCTACGACCGGCGGAAGGGCCGTTTCGGTTTGTGGCCCTCGGGCACAAAGCCCCAAACCCTTCTCGGGGAGCGCGGGTTCCCTCTCCCGGTCCTGTGGCACCGGGGCGTGCCCATCGTGCCGGTCCTCCTCCAGGGGCGAGGTCCCTTTCCCTTCCTTCTCGACACCGGGGCCCCCTACACCCTTCTGAGCTCTCTGTACGCTCCCCGAGTTGGGATCCGGGTGAACTCGGGCAAGTATGGGAAGCTCTATGGGCTGGGACAGTCGGGAGCTTTCACGTCAGGAGTCGCCGAACAGGTGAGGATTTCGATGGGGCCGAAGAGCTACGATCGGCGAATCATCTTCGTGACGGACGTGCCCCAGCGGTTCCCGGTGCCTCTGTACGGCATCCTCGGCAGGGACATCCTGAACGACTACCGGATGGTCTTCGACGGACCGGGTGGGCAGGTCGTCCTTCAGGCCTACGACGGGGATTGA
- the gltX gene encoding glutamate--tRNA ligase gives MSVRVRFAPSPTGYLHVGGARTALINWLFARRHEGCFVLRVEDTDEARSTPEMTQVILDGLAWLGITWDEGPFLQSERSHLYRETARRLLDAGSAYRCFCSKEALAERRSAAGKPEEWKYDRRCRGLDRTESDARAASGEPFVVRCAVPDEPLQWDDVVKGPIRFEPGEVEDFILLRSDGTPTYHLSVVSDDAAMGITHVIRGEDHVSNTPKQIALYKGLGLAPPVFGHLPLILGMDKRKLSKRHGTVSVLSYRDEGILPLALFNYLAQMGANLGEEPCLPVEEILRRFDLDSLKKSPSVFDREQLRFVNAKILGETPTDELGSLLPPFLAAEGLAPSAIPEPAVAVLKTRAHDLRELAAWMRPFLTEVFPYDEKGRAKALKDPAALPAVASLAERLAEIPEADWTPARLEEVLRRHAEACGIKAGALIHPVRLFLTGRSESPGIFDVLWAMGKPGTLSRLQRGVRELGPANS, from the coding sequence ATGTCCGTCCGCGTCCGCTTCGCCCCCTCTCCCACGGGGTACCTGCACGTGGGAGGAGCCCGCACGGCCCTCATCAACTGGCTCTTCGCCCGAAGGCACGAAGGCTGTTTCGTTCTGAGGGTGGAAGACACGGACGAGGCCCGCTCCACGCCGGAGATGACCCAGGTCATACTGGACGGGCTCGCCTGGCTCGGCATCACCTGGGACGAAGGTCCCTTCCTCCAGTCCGAACGGAGTCACCTGTACCGGGAAACGGCCCGGCGTCTCCTCGACGCGGGAAGCGCGTACCGGTGCTTCTGTTCGAAGGAAGCGCTCGCGGAGAGGAGGAGCGCCGCGGGGAAGCCGGAGGAGTGGAAGTACGACCGGCGCTGCAGGGGCCTGGATCGGACCGAATCCGACGCCCGCGCCGCCTCGGGCGAGCCCTTCGTGGTCCGTTGCGCGGTCCCCGACGAGCCCCTCCAATGGGACGACGTGGTCAAGGGCCCCATCCGCTTCGAACCCGGGGAAGTCGAGGACTTCATCCTCCTCCGGTCGGACGGAACGCCCACCTACCACCTCTCCGTCGTTTCGGACGACGCGGCCATGGGCATCACCCACGTGATCCGGGGGGAGGACCACGTCAGCAACACGCCCAAGCAGATCGCCCTTTACAAGGGGCTTGGCCTCGCCCCCCCGGTCTTCGGCCACCTTCCCCTCATCCTCGGCATGGACAAGCGGAAGCTCTCCAAGCGGCACGGCACGGTGTCGGTGCTGAGCTACCGGGACGAGGGCATCCTGCCCCTGGCCCTCTTCAACTACCTGGCGCAGATGGGGGCCAACCTCGGGGAAGAGCCGTGCCTCCCTGTCGAGGAGATCCTCCGCCGCTTCGACCTGGATTCCCTGAAAAAGAGCCCCTCGGTCTTCGACCGCGAACAGCTCCGCTTCGTCAACGCCAAGATCCTAGGAGAAACCCCCACGGACGAACTCGGATCCCTCCTGCCCCCCTTCCTGGCGGCGGAGGGGCTCGCCCCGTCGGCGATCCCCGAGCCCGCCGTGGCGGTCCTGAAGACCCGGGCCCACGATCTGAGGGAACTTGCCGCGTGGATGCGGCCCTTTCTCACCGAGGTCTTTCCCTACGATGAGAAGGGGCGCGCCAAGGCCCTCAAGGACCCGGCGGCCCTCCCCGCCGTGGCCTCCCTGGCGGAGCGCCTGGCGGAGATCCCCGAGGCCGACTGGACGCCCGCCCGCCTGGAGGAGGTCCTCCGCCGCCACGCGGAAGCGTGCGGGATCAAGGCCGGCGCGCTCATCCACCCCGTGCGGCTTTTTCTCACGGGGCGCTCCGAGAGCCCGGGGATCTTCGACGTCCTCTGGGCCATGGGAAAACCCGGAACCCTCTCGCGCCTTCAGAGGGGGGTGAGGGAACTTGGACCAGCGAATTCTTAG
- the ftcD gene encoding glutamate formimidoyltransferase, with protein sequence MAKIVECVPNFSEGRDESVIRQITDAIESVEGIQLKDVDRGAEMNRVVVTFFGPPDAVEEAAFRGIAKAAEVIDMSKHHGTHPRMGATDVCPFVPVNEVTMEECADMARRVGRRVGEELRIPVYLYEHAASRPERRNLANIRRGEYEGLARKLKDPEWAPDFGPAIFNARAGATVLGAREFLIAYNVDLNSRAKDHATDIAFELREKGRSVRTGNVKPFYFMGKILKHEPGKFFCGSCDQVAPTPADLFDHIEKAHGYDGRALYRLNDVDPDRLTGESVKKPGIFKACKAIGWEVPQFGRSQISINLTDYKVTPTHAVLEKARELAAERGLVVTGSEIVGLVPLAAMMETGKFYLRRQGRSAGVPVDDVLETAVQSLGLRDVAPFDVKEKVIGYPSVPEDALIAKRTDAFVHEVSRDSPAPGGGSVAALAGALGAALASMVANLTVGKPGYESAFDDMAAAAEEAQEVKDRLLRAVDEDTRAFNAYMDALRLPKGTEAEKAARKAALQAGLKQAVAVPLETARLGLRAMALARRAAESGNKNSVSDAGVGAQMGFACVGGACLNVRINLPGILDGDFVEEMKRAATELENDARRLLEETLAVVLAKIEKK encoded by the coding sequence ATGGCGAAGATCGTGGAATGCGTCCCCAATTTCTCCGAGGGCCGCGACGAGTCGGTGATCCGGCAGATCACCGACGCCATCGAGTCGGTAGAGGGCATCCAGCTCAAGGACGTGGACCGCGGCGCGGAAATGAACCGCGTGGTGGTGACCTTTTTCGGCCCCCCCGACGCCGTGGAGGAGGCGGCCTTCCGGGGCATCGCCAAGGCCGCCGAGGTCATCGACATGTCGAAGCACCACGGCACCCATCCCCGGATGGGGGCCACCGACGTCTGCCCCTTCGTCCCCGTGAACGAGGTCACGATGGAGGAGTGCGCGGACATGGCCCGCCGTGTGGGCCGGAGGGTTGGGGAGGAATTGCGCATCCCCGTATACCTGTACGAGCACGCCGCCTCCCGCCCCGAGCGACGAAACCTGGCCAACATCCGCCGGGGCGAATACGAGGGCCTCGCCCGAAAACTCAAGGACCCGGAGTGGGCGCCCGATTTCGGCCCCGCCATCTTCAACGCCCGGGCCGGCGCCACCGTCCTGGGGGCCCGCGAATTTCTCATCGCCTACAACGTGGACCTCAATTCGCGCGCCAAGGACCACGCCACCGACATCGCCTTCGAACTGCGCGAGAAAGGGCGGTCGGTGCGGACGGGCAACGTGAAGCCCTTCTACTTCATGGGAAAGATCCTCAAGCACGAGCCCGGGAAGTTCTTTTGCGGCTCGTGCGACCAGGTCGCCCCGACGCCCGCCGACCTCTTCGACCACATCGAAAAGGCCCACGGGTACGACGGCCGGGCCCTCTACCGCCTGAACGACGTGGACCCCGATCGTCTGACCGGGGAATCCGTGAAAAAGCCCGGCATCTTCAAGGCCTGCAAGGCCATCGGTTGGGAGGTGCCCCAGTTCGGGCGCTCCCAGATCTCCATCAACCTGACGGACTACAAGGTGACTCCCACCCACGCCGTCCTGGAAAAGGCCCGCGAACTCGCCGCCGAGAGGGGCCTCGTGGTGACGGGCTCGGAAATCGTGGGCCTCGTCCCGCTGGCCGCCATGATGGAGACGGGGAAGTTCTACCTTCGGCGCCAGGGCCGTTCGGCGGGCGTGCCGGTGGACGACGTCCTGGAGACGGCCGTCCAGAGCCTGGGTTTGAGGGACGTGGCCCCCTTCGACGTGAAGGAAAAGGTCATCGGATACCCCTCGGTCCCCGAGGACGCCCTCATCGCGAAGCGCACCGACGCTTTCGTCCACGAGGTCTCCCGCGATTCCCCCGCCCCGGGCGGCGGTTCCGTGGCGGCCCTGGCGGGCGCGCTGGGGGCGGCGCTGGCCTCCATGGTGGCCAACCTCACGGTGGGAAAGCCCGGGTACGAGTCCGCCTTCGACGACATGGCGGCCGCCGCCGAGGAGGCCCAGGAGGTGAAGGACCGGCTCCTCCGAGCGGTGGACGAGGACACGCGAGCCTTCAACGCCTACATGGACGCGCTCCGCCTCCCCAAGGGCACCGAGGCCGAGAAGGCCGCCCGAAAGGCCGCCCTGCAGGCGGGCCTCAAGCAGGCCGTGGCCGTGCCCTTGGAGACGGCCCGCCTGGGGCTCCGCGCCATGGCCCTGGCCCGGCGCGCCGCCGAGTCGGGAAACAAGAACTCCGTTTCCGACGCGGGCGTGGGCGCCCAGATGGGCTTCGCGTGCGTCGGCGGGGCCTGCCTCAACGTGCGCATCAACCTGCCGGGAATCCTCGATGGGGATTTCGTCGAAGAAATGAAACGCGCCGCGACGGAACTCGAGAACGACGCCCGCCGGCTCCTCGAGGAGACCCTCGCCGTCGTGCTCGCCAAGATCGAGAAGAAGTAG
- a CDS encoding MBL fold metallo-hydrolase, translated as MSVLRRWRGTAAFLVLAAGTLLAGGVCASAQARPPRAEVVSLGGGLHKVRVEWVNILALKGPEGTLLVDTGFPQAQKALEEQLERIGAREARYIVNTHWHFDHTAGNGSLGKGAVILAHRSVLPLLSSGQTLLGESHEALPPEARPRLTFTGEVGLDLNGERIRIVPLTGGHTDGDSVVLFERANVLFVGDVVFQGQFPFVDVDHGGSALRLPEVLERVLDLAPPGARIIPGHGKDLTAEEVRAYRAMLLQTIDVVRREWGRGQTPAQIQEADVLKDWAAWDGSFTRKDWIDMVCRSLAEGPMP; from the coding sequence ATGAGTGTTCTTCGAAGATGGAGAGGTACGGCGGCCTTCCTTGTCCTCGCCGCGGGAACCCTGCTTGCGGGTGGGGTGTGCGCATCCGCCCAGGCCCGGCCGCCGCGGGCGGAAGTCGTGTCCTTGGGCGGAGGGCTCCACAAGGTCCGCGTGGAATGGGTGAACATCCTGGCTCTGAAGGGCCCCGAGGGGACCCTCCTCGTGGACACGGGCTTCCCGCAGGCTCAGAAGGCCCTGGAGGAGCAACTGGAACGGATCGGCGCCCGGGAGGCCCGTTACATCGTCAACACCCACTGGCACTTCGACCACACGGCGGGCAACGGGAGTCTGGGGAAAGGGGCGGTCATCCTGGCCCACAGGTCCGTCCTGCCCCTTCTTTCGAGCGGCCAGACCCTTCTGGGGGAGAGCCACGAGGCCCTTCCGCCGGAGGCCAGGCCCCGCCTGACCTTCACGGGGGAGGTGGGGTTGGACCTGAACGGGGAGCGGATCCGCATCGTGCCCCTGACGGGAGGCCACACGGACGGGGATTCGGTGGTCCTCTTCGAACGCGCCAACGTCCTCTTCGTCGGCGACGTCGTGTTCCAGGGGCAATTCCCCTTCGTGGACGTGGACCACGGGGGCTCCGCCCTCAGGCTCCCCGAGGTTCTGGAGAGGGTCCTGGACCTGGCGCCTCCCGGCGCCCGGATCATCCCCGGCCACGGGAAAGATCTCACCGCCGAGGAGGTTCGGGCGTATCGGGCCATGCTGCTTCAAACCATCGACGTCGTGCGCCGGGAGTGGGGCCGGGGCCAGACTCCGGCCCAAATCCAGGAGGCCGACGTCCTCAAGGACTGGGCCGCGTGGGACGGCTCCTTCACGCGGAAGGACTGGATCGACATGGTCTGCCGCTCCCTGGCGGAGGGGCCGATGCCCTGA
- a CDS encoding class I SAM-dependent methyltransferase, with protein MRRVESHAQVLSDFAAFNGRVTVDVGCGTGDLVRWMASQGARAVGLDAWGMITKALTASASGAERFFAGAAQALPLRDRCADLVYYVASFHHVPRDDMPTALLECERILSPCGAAYFVEPVACPGAYSEVVRLHEDESKVQAAAYEALRSAGAYGLKEEFESFYYIERSFLDFARLMEVFEEDPIRRDRILQEARRVTEGLARNGGTTFEKFRFRSVCRLNVLRKHTAQRG; from the coding sequence ATGAGAAGAGTAGAGTCCCACGCCCAAGTGCTCTCCGACTTTGCCGCCTTCAACGGTAGAGTGACTGTGGACGTCGGTTGCGGTACAGGGGACCTCGTCCGCTGGATGGCCTCCCAGGGCGCTCGGGCCGTGGGCCTCGACGCCTGGGGGATGATCACCAAGGCCCTGACGGCCTCAGCAAGCGGCGCAGAGAGGTTTTTCGCGGGGGCCGCTCAAGCGCTTCCCTTGAGAGATCGGTGTGCCGACCTCGTTTACTACGTCGCAAGCTTCCACCACGTCCCGCGGGATGATATGCCCACGGCCCTTCTGGAGTGCGAGCGGATCTTGTCCCCATGTGGGGCAGCCTATTTCGTGGAGCCCGTGGCGTGCCCTGGAGCGTATTCGGAGGTCGTCCGGCTCCACGAAGACGAGTCGAAGGTCCAGGCGGCCGCTTACGAGGCCCTTCGATCCGCGGGCGCGTATGGGCTGAAAGAGGAGTTCGAGTCCTTCTATTACATCGAGAGGTCTTTTCTGGATTTCGCCCGCTTGATGGAAGTCTTCGAGGAGGACCCGATCCGCAGGGACCGCATCCTTCAGGAGGCACGCCGAGTCACCGAGGGGTTGGCCCGAAACGGCGGTACAACCTTCGAGAAATTCCGATTCCGCTCCGTGTGCAGGCTCAACGTCTTGAGAAAACATACGGCGCAGAGGGGTTGA
- a CDS encoding nuclear transport factor 2 family protein, which yields MKPIASIFAVLATLVTLASSAEEARPGDRGVIEKTIRDSIGWALTKDRPLAESVIARDDRLFMFNPDSEITVGWDQWVKRFDFWMDPRFKATKMEIREMRIDVSRSGDVAWWSCILDDLGEWDGRPIGWKDTRWTGILEKRAGRWLIVQMHFSFASDKVVAEAKARLQSQGADAAQAALDYAEGWFDGDAARVERVLHPEFVRRIAAVTVAGDDFFWQQDRERFLEMTRQGGDKATPADQRQIKVTVRDLARTTATVRVDSAYHVEHLSMVKLRDRWQIVNVLWENVPNDKKEAPIDFRVLADYAGTYRSESGAIWQVIVEGSRIFLKPADEPRIEIFPESETEFFTKGYKSGVTFVREASGSVTRLVKRVNYRDFSFDKIE from the coding sequence ATGAAACCAATCGCCTCGATCTTCGCCGTTCTCGCTACCCTGGTCACCCTGGCCTCGTCGGCAGAGGAGGCCCGCCCCGGCGATCGGGGGGTCATCGAAAAGACGATCCGCGACTCCATCGGCTGGGCCCTCACCAAGGACCGGCCTCTCGCGGAGAGCGTGATCGCCCGCGACGACCGGCTGTTCATGTTCAACCCCGATTCCGAGATCACGGTCGGCTGGGACCAGTGGGTGAAGAGATTCGACTTCTGGATGGACCCGCGCTTCAAGGCCACCAAGATGGAGATCCGCGAAATGCGCATCGATGTGTCGCGGTCGGGGGACGTGGCCTGGTGGTCGTGCATCCTCGACGATCTCGGGGAGTGGGACGGCAGGCCCATCGGTTGGAAGGACACGCGCTGGACCGGGATCCTCGAAAAGCGTGCGGGCCGGTGGCTCATCGTGCAGATGCATTTCTCCTTCGCCTCCGACAAGGTCGTGGCCGAGGCCAAGGCCCGACTGCAGTCGCAGGGGGCCGACGCGGCCCAGGCGGCGCTCGACTACGCCGAGGGCTGGTTCGATGGGGACGCCGCCAGGGTGGAGCGGGTGCTCCACCCCGAATTCGTGCGGCGCATCGCCGCCGTCACCGTGGCCGGGGACGATTTCTTCTGGCAGCAGGATCGAGAAAGGTTTCTCGAAATGACGCGCCAGGGCGGCGACAAGGCCACGCCGGCGGACCAGCGCCAGATCAAGGTGACCGTGCGCGATCTGGCCCGGACCACCGCGACGGTGCGCGTCGATTCGGCCTACCACGTGGAGCACCTGAGCATGGTCAAGCTACGCGACCGCTGGCAGATCGTCAACGTCCTCTGGGAGAACGTGCCCAACGACAAGAAGGAGGCACCCATCGACTTCCGCGTCCTTGCCGACTACGCCGGGACCTACCGGAGCGAATCCGGGGCCATCTGGCAGGTGATCGTCGAGGGGAGCCGGATCTTCCTCAAACCGGCGGACGAGCCCAGGATCGAGATCTTCCCAGAATCCGAGACCGAGTTCTTCACCAAGGGCTACAAGTCGGGCGTGACCTTCGTCCGCGAGGCGTCGGGGAGCGTCACGCGGCTGGTCAAGCGCGTCAACTACCGCGACTTCAGCTTTGACAAGATCGAGTGA
- a CDS encoding carboxymuconolactone decarboxylase family protein has translation MTEEQPLISVAFHAFMQEAPGHSKVWGEMVQGLSAASALDKKTSALAYLSVLAAVGLQSGVPFHARAARENGASREEVISAVLLGLPAAGHGVTRSLPAALEAYDGS, from the coding sequence ATGACCGAAGAACAGCCCCTCATCAGCGTCGCGTTTCATGCTTTCATGCAGGAAGCGCCGGGCCACTCGAAGGTCTGGGGTGAGATGGTTCAAGGACTTTCCGCGGCGAGCGCCCTGGACAAGAAGACCTCCGCGCTGGCGTACCTGTCGGTTCTCGCCGCGGTTGGCTTGCAGAGCGGGGTGCCTTTCCATGCGAGGGCGGCGAGGGAAAACGGCGCCTCCCGCGAAGAAGTGATCAGCGCCGTTCTGCTCGGGCTCCCCGCCGCGGGCCACGGGGTCACACGGTCCCTGCCCGCGGCGCTGGAGGCCTACGATGGGTCCTGA